The following are from one region of the Limisphaera ngatamarikiensis genome:
- a CDS encoding tetratricopeptide repeat protein — MTTQPQAMQQERRFVSVTLPWAVAGTALLLYLLTLNRGLTVGNLLSVAGLNGLQWQPGLGSPVYTLLTWPLRWLPAGAVPVVLSVFSAACGAAVLGLLARCVALLPYDRTPLEQMAMRNEWGWLTGRRAWVPVVASCVMAGLHFPFWDRARDGGPAMFDLLLFAWVVRCLLEYRTDAREGWLNQAAFVYGLGMVENWVMVLLLPAFVGALMWVMGWSFFRVRFLVRVWWLGLAGCAFYLATPLLAKLHAEMTVPFWPAVKMVLAEQKNQLLGHVLYAREALVLAGLFSLIPLVVMAVRFRPLSGDISRVGSNLTNFSFHLLRGIFLVGGVWVALEPPVAASRMGLGTGFLPLHWLGALVVGYAAGYFLAVFGERRRSFRWTPAQQRRNRIVVAGVHVVLWVGAALLFYRNFPVILTADGRWLQQYARLVRETLPQRAAVLLSDDPLRLWPVASVLRKVPDGPAHLCVDTRLLTFPEYHEALRRWSDGAWPSLPTNAPSGPLDAGWLIDRLLRVAQERPVYYLHPSFGYYFEYFRPVPHGLVWELQPYDSATLLPPVMDRAAVEENLRFWRQTAQGALVQLRRALGIAGSTNLLDRVLVGLRVGRPVLTDVRLVAATYSRALTWLGVGLQRAGEWEAGAECFRQALELNPQNLVARINAEYNRSVREGRPTRVKLSGPVENQFRMYRNWDQVIGDNGLFDEPTFTYEQGRVFAQGLLFRQALREFERVRELDPEDLASRMWLGHLYLTVGHPERTLEVVGELRRAPDRFGLTFTNQIELLGLEGTARMMLGQREETHRLLQQAVGTGPTNHFLLAMCAQVYLRAGDWTNAIPLFDRQLLVMPNDTDAMMNKSYACLQAGRLEEAVEVLNRLLELQPNNHRALLNRAIARLRLGRLDESWQDYQQLLQLYPNVHQIHYGLAEIAWRRRDTNAALQHYEAYLEWAPRQTVEYSNVMERVRQLRGEGS, encoded by the coding sequence ATGACGACCCAACCGCAAGCGATGCAGCAGGAACGGCGCTTCGTGTCCGTGACTCTGCCCTGGGCCGTGGCCGGGACAGCGTTGCTTCTCTACCTGCTCACCCTGAACCGGGGCCTGACGGTGGGGAACTTATTGAGTGTGGCCGGGCTCAACGGGTTGCAGTGGCAACCGGGGTTGGGCTCGCCGGTGTACACGCTGTTGACGTGGCCGTTGCGATGGCTTCCTGCGGGGGCGGTGCCGGTGGTGCTGAGCGTGTTTTCGGCGGCGTGTGGGGCGGCGGTGTTGGGGTTGTTGGCGCGGTGTGTGGCGTTGCTGCCGTATGACCGGACGCCGCTGGAACAGATGGCCATGCGGAACGAGTGGGGCTGGCTGACGGGCCGGCGGGCGTGGGTACCGGTGGTGGCCTCGTGCGTGATGGCGGGTTTGCATTTTCCGTTTTGGGATCGGGCGCGGGATGGCGGGCCTGCGATGTTTGATTTGTTGCTGTTTGCGTGGGTGGTGCGGTGTTTGTTGGAGTACCGCACGGACGCGCGGGAGGGCTGGCTGAACCAGGCGGCGTTTGTGTACGGGCTGGGGATGGTGGAGAACTGGGTGATGGTGCTTCTGTTGCCGGCCTTTGTGGGGGCGTTGATGTGGGTGATGGGTTGGTCGTTTTTCCGGGTGCGGTTTCTGGTGCGGGTCTGGTGGCTGGGACTGGCGGGATGCGCGTTTTATCTGGCCACGCCGCTGTTGGCGAAGTTGCACGCAGAGATGACGGTTCCGTTCTGGCCGGCGGTGAAGATGGTGCTGGCGGAGCAGAAGAACCAGTTGCTCGGGCATGTGTTGTATGCGCGGGAGGCGCTGGTGCTGGCCGGGCTGTTTTCGTTGATTCCCCTCGTGGTGATGGCGGTGCGGTTCCGTCCGCTGAGTGGCGACATCAGCCGGGTGGGTTCGAATCTGACGAATTTCAGTTTCCATTTGTTGCGGGGGATTTTCCTGGTGGGGGGCGTATGGGTGGCGCTGGAACCGCCGGTGGCGGCATCGCGGATGGGTCTGGGGACGGGGTTTCTTCCGTTGCATTGGCTGGGGGCGTTGGTGGTGGGGTATGCCGCCGGGTATTTCCTGGCGGTGTTCGGGGAGCGGCGGCGGTCGTTTCGGTGGACACCGGCGCAGCAGCGTCGGAACCGGATTGTGGTGGCGGGGGTCCATGTGGTTCTGTGGGTGGGGGCGGCCCTGCTGTTTTATCGAAACTTTCCGGTGATTCTCACGGCGGACGGTCGGTGGCTGCAGCAGTATGCTCGGCTGGTGCGGGAAACGTTGCCGCAGCGGGCGGCGGTTTTGTTGAGCGACGATCCGCTGCGGTTGTGGCCGGTGGCTTCGGTGTTGCGGAAGGTTCCCGATGGGCCCGCGCACCTGTGCGTGGACACGCGGCTGTTGACCTTTCCGGAGTATCACGAGGCGTTGCGTCGGTGGAGTGACGGGGCCTGGCCGTCGCTGCCGACCAATGCGCCCTCCGGGCCGCTGGATGCGGGTTGGTTGATTGACCGGTTGCTGCGGGTGGCGCAGGAGCGGCCGGTGTATTATCTGCACCCGAGTTTCGGCTACTACTTCGAGTATTTCCGGCCTGTACCGCATGGTTTGGTGTGGGAACTGCAGCCGTACGATTCGGCGACGCTGTTGCCGCCGGTCATGGACCGTGCGGCGGTGGAGGAGAACCTGCGGTTCTGGCGTCAGACGGCGCAGGGTGCGCTGGTGCAGTTGCGTCGGGCCCTGGGAATCGCCGGGTCCACGAATCTGCTGGACCGGGTGTTGGTGGGGTTGCGGGTGGGTCGGCCGGTGTTGACGGATGTACGTCTGGTGGCGGCCACCTATTCGCGTGCGTTGACGTGGTTGGGGGTCGGGTTGCAACGGGCGGGTGAATGGGAGGCCGGGGCGGAGTGTTTCCGGCAGGCACTGGAACTGAATCCGCAGAATTTGGTGGCCCGGATCAACGCCGAGTACAACCGGAGTGTGCGCGAGGGGCGTCCGACGCGGGTGAAGTTGTCCGGGCCGGTGGAGAACCAGTTTCGGATGTACCGGAACTGGGATCAGGTGATCGGGGACAACGGGTTGTTTGACGAGCCGACGTTCACCTACGAACAGGGGCGCGTGTTTGCGCAGGGGTTGTTGTTCCGGCAGGCGCTCCGGGAGTTTGAACGGGTGCGGGAGTTGGACCCGGAGGATTTGGCGTCGCGGATGTGGCTGGGGCATTTGTACCTGACCGTGGGGCATCCGGAGCGGACGCTGGAGGTGGTGGGGGAGTTGCGGCGGGCGCCGGACCGGTTCGGGCTGACGTTTACGAACCAGATCGAATTGCTGGGTCTGGAAGGGACGGCGCGGATGATGCTGGGTCAGCGGGAGGAGACGCATCGGTTGCTGCAGCAGGCGGTGGGCACGGGTCCGACCAACCATTTCCTGCTGGCGATGTGTGCGCAGGTGTACCTGCGGGCGGGCGACTGGACCAATGCGATTCCGTTGTTTGACCGGCAGTTGCTGGTGATGCCGAACGACACGGACGCCATGATGAACAAAAGCTATGCCTGTTTGCAGGCGGGCCGGCTGGAGGAGGCGGTGGAGGTGCTGAACCGGCTGCTGGAGTTGCAGCCCAACAATCATCGCGCGCTGCTGAACCGTGCGATTGCACGGCTGCGGTTGGGCCGGCTGGACGAGTCGTGGCAGGATTACCAGCAGTTGTTGCAGTTGTATCCGAACGTGCATCAGATCCATTACGGGCTGGCGGAGATCGCGTGGCGTCGGCGGGACACGAACGCGGCGCTGCAACACTACGAGGCCTACCTGGAGTGGGCGCCCCGGCAGACGGTCGAATATTCCAACGTGATGGAACGGGTGCGGCAGTTGCGGGGTGAAGGGTCCTGA
- a CDS encoding glycosyltransferase family 4 protein, translating into MRVVHVITRLIVGGAQENTLASVLGLRERHGWEVRLISGPTYGPEGSLEGVAAAVPGLLEIEPHLVRPVHPWRDGLAWVRLTRRFRELRPDLVHTHSGKAGFLGRLAAHRAGIPVIVHTIHGPSFGPFQGPLANAVFRWAERRAGRVTTHFVVVAEAMTRQYLAAGIGRPDQYSLIYSGFDLGPYLEATNDPAWRARVGLGPEDLVVGKVARLFKLKGHDDLLAVAPAVVRRCPRARFLFVGDGAWRGRLEARVRALGLAGVVRFAGLVPPESIPRWMGIMDVVVHLSRREGLPRALPQALAAGKPVLAYACDGAPEVCRPGETGILVRPGDLTGLEAGLVQLLEDASLRERLGRQGRAWVREHFDVNGMVDRLHALYVRLLGRTDAAGAMDVPEGPGTV; encoded by the coding sequence ATGCGCGTCGTGCATGTGATCACCCGTCTGATTGTGGGCGGGGCGCAGGAGAACACGCTGGCGAGCGTGCTGGGGTTGCGGGAACGTCACGGCTGGGAGGTTCGGTTGATTTCGGGTCCGACGTACGGGCCGGAGGGTTCGCTGGAGGGCGTGGCGGCGGCGGTGCCGGGGCTGCTGGAGATCGAGCCTCACCTGGTACGGCCGGTGCATCCCTGGCGGGATGGGCTTGCGTGGGTGCGGCTGACCCGCCGATTTCGGGAGCTGCGGCCCGACCTGGTTCACACGCACAGCGGGAAGGCGGGTTTTCTGGGGCGGCTGGCGGCGCATCGGGCCGGGATACCGGTGATTGTGCATACGATCCACGGGCCGTCGTTTGGACCGTTCCAGGGGCCGTTGGCCAACGCCGTGTTTCGATGGGCGGAACGCCGGGCGGGTCGTGTGACCACGCATTTTGTGGTGGTGGCGGAAGCGATGACGCGGCAGTACCTGGCGGCGGGGATCGGGCGGCCCGACCAATACAGCCTGATTTACAGCGGCTTTGACCTGGGTCCCTATCTCGAGGCGACCAACGATCCGGCGTGGCGGGCGCGGGTGGGATTGGGACCGGAGGATCTTGTGGTGGGCAAGGTGGCGCGGCTGTTCAAGCTGAAGGGTCACGATGATTTGCTGGCGGTGGCGCCGGCGGTGGTGCGGCGATGTCCGCGGGCGCGGTTTTTGTTTGTGGGGGACGGCGCGTGGCGGGGGCGGCTGGAAGCGCGGGTGCGGGCCCTGGGACTGGCGGGGGTGGTACGCTTTGCGGGGTTGGTGCCGCCGGAAAGCATTCCGCGGTGGATGGGGATCATGGACGTGGTGGTGCACTTGTCGCGGCGGGAGGGTCTGCCGCGGGCGCTGCCGCAGGCGTTGGCGGCGGGCAAGCCGGTGCTGGCCTATGCGTGTGACGGCGCGCCGGAGGTGTGTCGGCCCGGGGAGACGGGGATCCTGGTAAGGCCCGGTGACCTGACCGGTTTGGAGGCGGGCCTGGTGCAGTTGCTGGAGGATGCGTCGTTGCGGGAGCGGTTGGGCCGGCAGGGTCGGGCCTGGGTTCGGGAGCATTTTGATGTAAACGGGATGGTGGACCGGCTGCATGCGTTATACGTGCGGTTGCTGGGGCGGACGGATGCGGCGGGGGCGATGGACGTGCCGGAGGGACCGGGGACGGTTTGA
- a CDS encoding HAD-IA family hydrolase, whose protein sequence is MPAGNPTLRAITFDVGWTFLHVRPSVGHVYAAVAAQWTGRRFDPALLNRRFQRAWRRQNHFNHSRAAWMAVVDETFAGLVPEPPSRTFFGLLYRRFAQPDVWKPDPNLPGLLAQLRAHGFRLGIISNWDLRLRPLMHALDLAGSFDVIVISAEVGFAKPDPAIFLRAADALGLAPQEILHVGDDLHHDFLGARQAGLQSVLLQPGTPAPTARKIGSLRQLPAWLRLAGFLPSRRR, encoded by the coding sequence ATGCCCGCGGGCAACCCAACCCTCCGCGCCATCACCTTCGACGTCGGCTGGACCTTCCTCCATGTCCGGCCCTCCGTGGGACACGTCTACGCTGCAGTGGCAGCCCAATGGACCGGCCGCCGATTCGATCCCGCCCTCCTCAACCGCCGGTTCCAACGCGCCTGGCGCCGCCAAAACCACTTCAACCATTCCCGCGCCGCCTGGATGGCCGTCGTGGACGAGACCTTCGCCGGGCTCGTACCCGAGCCTCCCAGCCGGACCTTCTTCGGCCTGCTGTACCGTCGCTTCGCCCAACCGGACGTCTGGAAACCCGACCCCAACCTGCCCGGGTTACTCGCACAACTGCGCGCCCACGGGTTCCGCCTCGGAATCATCTCCAACTGGGACCTCAGACTCCGTCCCCTGATGCATGCACTGGACCTGGCCGGCTCGTTCGACGTCATCGTCATCTCCGCCGAGGTCGGATTCGCCAAGCCCGACCCGGCCATCTTCCTCCGCGCCGCCGATGCCCTCGGCCTCGCCCCGCAGGAAATCCTCCACGTCGGCGACGACCTCCACCACGATTTCCTCGGCGCCCGCCAGGCCGGCCTGCAAAGCGTATTGCTCCAGCCGGGTACACCCGCACCCACCGCCCGGAAAATCGGTTCCCTGCGACAACTGCCCGCATGGCTCCGGCTGGCCGGGTTCCTCCCATCCCGCCGCCGTTAA
- a CDS encoding prolyl oligopeptidase family serine peptidase, with protein MWTVKLFLACALALTLLACVTTGPRIRYPVTAKRPVVDNYHGTLVEDPYRWLEDDHAPETKAWVEAQNRVTFDYLARLPERDTFRKRLTELWNFERYSPPARRGGLYFFTKNDGLQNQAVLYVTDALDAPPRPLLDPNQWSPDGTIALTGATATEDGRLLAYGRSVAGSDWQEWFVRDVQTGQDLPDHVRWVKFSAASWLRDGSGFFYSRYDAPDEKTRLTGVNYYHKLYFHRLGTPQDQDRLIYHRPDQKEWGFHGEVTDDGAWLIISVTRGTDPKNCIFYMDLRQPDAPVVELLPDFQADFTFIDNDGPVFWFRTDLDAPRGRIVAIDIRQPDRAHWRELVPESEDTLRQVRVVGNRFVAEYLHHARSRLKLFHLDGRPDGEIELPALGTVSSLSGRRNDPDLFFHYTSFTVPGRIYRYNFQTRSLSVWRQPKLPFNPDDYETRQVFYTSKDGTRVPMFLSHRKGLAPNGKIPTLLYGYGGFNISLTPTFSVPNLVWMEQGGLYAVPNLRGGGEYGEAWHQAGMKQHKQNVFDDFIAAAEWLIANGYTSPRHLAIAGGSNGGLLVGACMTQRPDLFAVALPAVGVMDMLRFHKFTIGWAWTVEYGSADNPEEFPYLLAYSPLHNLRPGVRYPATLVTTADHDDRVVPAHSFKFAARLQECQARNGPPVLIRIETRAGHGAGKPTAKQIEEAADRLAFAWHHTTR; from the coding sequence ATGTGGACCGTAAAGCTGTTCCTGGCTTGTGCCCTTGCGTTGACCCTGCTGGCCTGCGTCACCACCGGCCCGCGCATACGTTACCCGGTCACCGCCAAACGACCCGTCGTGGACAATTACCACGGCACCCTCGTCGAAGATCCCTATCGCTGGCTCGAGGACGACCATGCACCCGAAACCAAAGCCTGGGTCGAAGCCCAAAACCGCGTCACCTTTGACTACCTCGCGCGCCTGCCGGAACGCGACACCTTCCGCAAACGGCTCACCGAGCTCTGGAACTTCGAACGCTACAGCCCGCCCGCCCGCCGCGGCGGCCTCTACTTCTTCACCAAAAATGACGGCCTCCAAAACCAGGCCGTGCTCTACGTAACCGACGCACTCGACGCGCCTCCCCGGCCCTTGTTGGACCCCAACCAGTGGTCGCCCGACGGCACCATCGCACTCACCGGCGCCACCGCCACCGAGGACGGTCGCCTGCTGGCCTACGGCCGCTCCGTGGCCGGCAGTGACTGGCAGGAATGGTTCGTTCGCGATGTCCAAACCGGTCAGGACCTCCCCGACCACGTCCGCTGGGTCAAATTCAGCGCCGCCTCCTGGCTCAGGGACGGTTCCGGTTTCTTCTACAGCCGATACGATGCCCCCGACGAAAAAACGCGCCTCACCGGCGTCAACTACTATCACAAGCTCTACTTCCACCGGCTCGGCACCCCGCAGGATCAGGACCGGCTCATCTACCACCGCCCCGACCAAAAGGAATGGGGCTTCCACGGCGAGGTCACCGACGACGGAGCCTGGCTCATCATCAGCGTCACCCGCGGTACCGACCCGAAAAACTGCATCTTCTACATGGACCTGCGCCAACCCGACGCCCCCGTGGTGGAACTGCTCCCGGATTTCCAGGCCGATTTCACCTTCATCGACAACGACGGACCCGTGTTCTGGTTCCGCACCGACCTGGACGCCCCGCGCGGCCGCATCGTCGCCATTGACATCCGCCAGCCGGACCGCGCTCACTGGCGCGAACTGGTCCCCGAAAGCGAGGACACCCTCCGACAGGTCCGCGTCGTGGGCAACCGCTTCGTCGCCGAATACCTCCACCACGCACGAAGCCGCCTCAAACTCTTCCACCTCGACGGCCGCCCCGACGGTGAAATCGAATTGCCCGCTCTCGGCACCGTCAGCAGCCTCTCCGGCCGCCGCAACGACCCCGACCTCTTCTTCCACTACACCAGCTTCACCGTCCCCGGCCGCATCTACCGGTACAACTTCCAAACCCGATCGCTCTCCGTCTGGCGGCAACCCAAACTCCCCTTCAACCCCGACGATTACGAAACCCGACAGGTCTTCTACACCAGCAAGGACGGCACGCGCGTGCCCATGTTCCTCTCCCATCGCAAGGGCCTCGCACCCAACGGCAAAATCCCCACCCTCCTCTACGGCTACGGCGGCTTCAACATCAGTCTCACCCCCACCTTCAGCGTCCCCAACCTCGTCTGGATGGAGCAGGGAGGCCTCTACGCCGTGCCCAACCTCCGCGGCGGCGGCGAATACGGCGAAGCCTGGCACCAGGCCGGCATGAAACAGCACAAACAAAATGTCTTCGACGACTTCATCGCCGCGGCCGAATGGCTCATCGCCAACGGCTACACCTCACCCCGTCACCTGGCCATCGCCGGCGGCAGTAACGGCGGACTCCTCGTCGGCGCATGTATGACCCAGCGCCCCGACCTGTTCGCCGTCGCCCTCCCCGCCGTGGGTGTCATGGACATGCTCCGGTTCCACAAATTCACCATCGGCTGGGCCTGGACCGTCGAGTACGGCTCCGCTGATAACCCGGAGGAGTTCCCCTACCTGCTGGCTTACTCGCCCCTCCACAACCTGCGCCCCGGCGTGCGGTACCCGGCCACCCTCGTCACCACGGCCGATCACGACGACCGCGTCGTGCCCGCCCACAGCTTCAAGTTCGCCGCCCGACTCCAGGAATGCCAGGCCCGAAACGGCCCGCCCGTCCTCATCCGCATCGAAACCCGCGCCGGTCACGGCGCCGGCAAACCCACCGCCAAACAAATCGAAGAAGCCGCCGACCGCCTGGCCTTCGCCTGGCACCACACCACGCGTTGA
- a CDS encoding immunoglobulin domain-containing protein — translation MPLPYYEPFDYPEGRLNDVGAPQWSAGSTGFELAVSNSAALTAPGGYPVAQGRGVRRAPSGTARRSVLAFQTVPAEDGREIYVSLLLQVVAPPPGTQLVAFLDNNSTSQSSPQAGLFLTPDGRVGIGKKSSSPGFVTDTPLGPGVHLIVFRYRFQPGNDRVDLWVDPPASSYEAANPPTSLGFVTGGSDPASLDFFQLYTTPQSGGIQFLDELRLGRTWAEAVPFGGPPVPARLGFLTGPADGYTDRPLPPVIVQIQTAAGTAVALEGVPVTLTLAPEGAAVSGTLTRVTDVNGRATFDDLQISTPGTWQWLAAAGGVGQNWSPAQSQPFTVRAPPAFAELTLVLAEAEPDFIRVIGGSPVPGQFVQLLGSTDPTAPGTNWLLVNYGTTDPSGRIQLLAPRSPALNQAYYRLRTGDSSTKLEPPSIGIAPHSLMVAPGEPATFEVIANGPRLHYLWLSNGVPLPAQTNATLHIPGAAPVHEAEYQVIVANVVNSVTSAPARLRVTNTAPWIVTDPEDLAVTAGDTALFTVSALGTLPLTYQWYRNGTPLPGATSTALVINEVRTNDAGSYQVRVENRWGSAWSRPATLTVTEVPTAPPVTNLMGFAAGVTGGTGGSVTNVTTFAQLRGACRLAGPWIIRVHGPIVVTDDYCYITQPNKTIVGVGTNAGIYGGGLRVAATNIIIANLFFNATNHSNADGITIDTSSHGTGKYVWVDHCTFYDCRDGSLDITKGADYVTVSWCKFFYAPVPDGVVQHQFVNLIASSDDDTGTYHVTFHHNWYGPYCRERMPSVRFGRVHVFNNYYDCIGNNYCIRTRINAEVLVENNYFVGVQNPWERYVTTGNPGRLLARGNITRDCSWRVWTRGVVLIDGTDELTDPTLTTDLYPYTLTPTEHVPYYVKTYAGAGRYPYVTE, via the coding sequence GTGCCGCTGCCTTACTACGAGCCTTTTGACTACCCCGAGGGCCGTCTGAACGACGTGGGCGCTCCCCAATGGTCGGCCGGCAGTACAGGGTTTGAACTGGCGGTCAGCAACAGCGCAGCCCTGACCGCGCCGGGCGGTTACCCGGTGGCGCAGGGGCGGGGTGTGCGTCGTGCCCCGAGCGGCACCGCCCGGCGGTCGGTCCTGGCCTTTCAAACCGTGCCGGCTGAAGACGGGCGGGAAATCTATGTCTCGCTCCTCCTCCAAGTTGTCGCGCCGCCCCCCGGTACACAGTTGGTCGCCTTTCTTGATAACAACTCCACCAGCCAGAGCTCGCCCCAGGCCGGCCTCTTCCTCACCCCGGATGGCCGGGTTGGCATCGGCAAGAAATCCTCCAGCCCGGGATTCGTCACCGACACACCCCTCGGTCCCGGCGTGCACCTGATCGTTTTCCGGTACCGGTTCCAACCCGGCAACGATCGCGTGGACCTGTGGGTCGATCCGCCCGCTTCGTCCTACGAGGCAGCCAATCCGCCGACGTCCTTGGGCTTTGTCACCGGCGGCTCCGACCCCGCCTCCCTGGACTTTTTCCAGCTCTACACCACGCCCCAGTCCGGCGGCATCCAGTTCCTGGACGAACTTCGCCTGGGCCGGACCTGGGCGGAAGCGGTCCCGTTCGGCGGGCCGCCCGTGCCTGCGCGCCTCGGGTTCCTCACCGGGCCGGCCGACGGCTACACCGATCGCCCGCTGCCGCCCGTCATCGTCCAAATCCAAACCGCGGCCGGAACCGCCGTGGCCCTGGAAGGTGTACCCGTCACCCTGACCCTGGCCCCCGAAGGCGCAGCCGTCTCCGGGACCTTGACCCGGGTTACGGACGTGAACGGCCGCGCCACCTTTGATGACCTTCAAATCTCAACTCCGGGCACCTGGCAATGGTTGGCTGCGGCCGGAGGCGTCGGCCAAAACTGGTCTCCGGCGCAAAGTCAGCCCTTCACGGTCCGCGCGCCTCCGGCATTTGCCGAACTCACGCTGGTCCTCGCGGAAGCGGAGCCGGACTTCATCCGCGTCATCGGCGGCAGTCCGGTCCCCGGCCAGTTCGTCCAACTCCTGGGCTCCACCGACCCCACTGCGCCCGGCACCAACTGGCTCCTCGTGAATTACGGCACCACGGACCCTTCCGGCCGGATCCAACTGCTGGCCCCGCGTTCCCCGGCACTGAACCAGGCCTACTACCGACTGCGCACCGGCGACTCGAGTACCAAACTCGAGCCGCCATCCATCGGCATCGCACCCCATTCTCTCATGGTGGCCCCGGGTGAGCCGGCCACGTTCGAGGTCATCGCCAATGGCCCGCGCCTGCACTACCTGTGGCTCTCCAACGGCGTGCCGCTTCCCGCCCAAACCAATGCCACTCTGCACATTCCCGGCGCGGCCCCGGTGCACGAAGCGGAGTACCAGGTCATCGTGGCCAACGTCGTCAACTCCGTCACCAGCGCGCCCGCACGGCTCCGGGTCACCAACACCGCCCCGTGGATCGTGACCGACCCCGAAGACCTCGCCGTCACCGCGGGTGACACGGCCCTGTTCACCGTCTCGGCCTTGGGCACCCTGCCGCTGACCTATCAATGGTACCGAAACGGCACACCCCTGCCGGGCGCAACCTCGACGGCCCTGGTCATTAACGAGGTCCGCACCAACGACGCCGGTTCCTACCAGGTCCGGGTCGAAAACCGGTGGGGCTCGGCCTGGAGCCGTCCCGCAACACTCACCGTCACCGAGGTACCCACCGCTCCCCCCGTGACCAACCTCATGGGATTCGCGGCCGGTGTGACCGGCGGCACGGGCGGGTCCGTCACCAACGTCACCACCTTCGCGCAACTGCGCGGTGCCTGCCGGTTGGCCGGTCCGTGGATCATCCGCGTCCACGGCCCCATCGTCGTAACGGACGATTACTGCTACATCACCCAACCCAACAAAACCATCGTGGGCGTCGGTACCAACGCCGGGATTTACGGCGGCGGCCTGCGCGTCGCCGCCACCAACATCATCATCGCCAACCTCTTCTTCAACGCCACCAACCACTCCAACGCCGACGGCATCACCATCGACACCAGCAGCCACGGCACCGGAAAATACGTCTGGGTGGATCACTGCACCTTCTACGACTGCCGGGACGGTTCCCTCGACATCACCAAGGGGGCCGATTACGTCACCGTCTCCTGGTGCAAGTTCTTCTACGCGCCCGTGCCCGACGGGGTCGTCCAACACCAATTCGTCAACCTGATCGCTTCCAGCGACGACGATACAGGAACCTACCACGTCACCTTCCATCACAACTGGTACGGACCCTACTGCCGCGAGCGCATGCCCTCGGTCCGATTCGGACGCGTGCACGTCTTCAACAACTACTACGACTGCATCGGCAACAACTACTGCATCCGCACCCGCATCAACGCCGAGGTCCTCGTGGAAAACAACTACTTCGTGGGCGTCCAAAACCCATGGGAACGCTACGTCACCACCGGCAACCCCGGACGACTCCTGGCCCGCGGCAATATCACCCGCGACTGCTCTTGGCGCGTCTGGACCCGCGGCGTCGTCCTCATCGACGGCACCGACGAACTCACCGACCCCACCCTCACCACCGACCTGTATCCCTATACCCTCACACCCACCGAACATGTCCCGTATTACGTGAAAACCTATGCCGGAGCCGGTCGGTACCCTTACGTGACCGAGTAA
- a CDS encoding MraY family glycosyltransferase: MDTTWLLFGLPAVVAFAGTACGMPWWRRVVTRLGMVDDPGHRKIHVEPTPLAGGVSVLTGWLLAMGAGIVAVRTFWWDAATQAALWHGVERRAGQLAVLVGGAVAMTVLGALDDRHELRPGVKFLGQCLVAGAVALAGMRITLFVPDPVFSHVVTVLWILTLVNAFNFLDNMNGLCAGLGLIASWFFAVNAARQGQYLVAACAFAVCGALAGFLPWNFPRARVFLGDSGSHLVGYWVAVLAILPHFYSDLHPRGYAVLSPLWVVAVPLVDLVQVVIRRWLRGRPIYVGDTEHVSHLLVRAGLS; the protein is encoded by the coding sequence ATGGACACGACGTGGCTGTTATTCGGGTTGCCGGCCGTGGTGGCGTTTGCGGGTACGGCCTGCGGGATGCCGTGGTGGCGACGTGTGGTGACACGGCTGGGGATGGTGGATGATCCGGGGCATCGGAAGATTCATGTGGAGCCGACGCCGCTGGCGGGCGGGGTGTCGGTGCTGACGGGCTGGCTGTTGGCGATGGGTGCGGGGATTGTGGCGGTGCGCACGTTTTGGTGGGACGCTGCGACGCAGGCGGCGCTCTGGCACGGCGTGGAGAGGCGCGCGGGGCAACTGGCGGTGCTGGTGGGGGGTGCGGTGGCGATGACGGTGTTGGGGGCGCTGGATGACCGGCACGAATTGCGGCCCGGAGTGAAGTTTCTGGGTCAATGTCTGGTGGCCGGTGCGGTGGCCCTGGCGGGCATGCGCATCACGTTGTTTGTGCCGGATCCGGTCTTCAGTCACGTGGTGACGGTGCTGTGGATTCTGACGCTGGTGAATGCGTTCAACTTTCTCGACAACATGAACGGGCTGTGCGCGGGGCTGGGCTTGATTGCCTCGTGGTTTTTTGCGGTGAACGCGGCGCGGCAGGGGCAGTATCTGGTGGCGGCGTGTGCGTTTGCGGTGTGCGGGGCGCTGGCCGGGTTTTTGCCGTGGAATTTTCCGCGGGCGCGCGTGTTTTTGGGGGACAGCGGCAGTCATCTGGTGGGGTACTGGGTGGCGGTGCTGGCGATACTGCCGCATTTCTACAGCGATCTGCATCCGCGGGGTTACGCGGTGTTGTCGCCCTTGTGGGTGGTGGCGGTGCCCTTGGTGGATCTGGTGCAGGTGGTGATTCGGCGATGGCTGCGGGGCCGGCCGATTTACGTGGGGGACACGGAACATGTGTCGCACCTTTTGGTGCGGGCGGGTCTGAGTC